From Natrinema amylolyticum, the proteins below share one genomic window:
- the purD gene encoding phosphoribosylamine--glycine ligase, protein MRENVLLIGGGGREHAIARALADSEADLYACAGNKNPGIARIAAGFDTLETTNPKAVVDYAEDVDATIAVIGPEAPLEAGVADELEAAGIYAFGPKEEDARIETDKAFQRRFMAENNIPGCPDFETFDDMEAACDFIDEYDGDLAIKPAGLTGGKGVKVIGDQVTAEEGKEYIRESDYDRIVLEERLIGEEFTVQAFVANGEFRTAPAVQDHKRAYEGDEGPNTGGMGSYSDATDELPFMTESDYEDAVSIIEATVDALDDYRGILYGQFMLTTTGPRVVEFNARFGDPEAMNTLPVLETDFLDVLTAARDDDPLPALSFAEQATVCKYAVPEGYPTDPESGAKVRVDEESAGDALLYYASVEERSSSGNQNSSSSDDVDERDDGIYTTTSRSFALVGVADSIAEAEEIAEDALAVAGEEGLRVRHDIGKADLIQRRIDHMNELRGE, encoded by the coding sequence ATGCGAGAGAACGTGCTGCTGATCGGGGGCGGCGGCCGCGAGCACGCCATCGCCCGCGCGTTAGCGGACAGCGAGGCCGACCTGTACGCCTGTGCCGGCAACAAGAATCCCGGTATCGCCCGCATCGCGGCCGGGTTCGACACGCTCGAGACGACGAACCCGAAAGCCGTGGTCGACTACGCCGAGGACGTCGACGCGACGATCGCCGTCATCGGCCCGGAAGCGCCGCTCGAGGCCGGCGTCGCGGACGAACTCGAGGCCGCCGGCATCTACGCCTTCGGGCCGAAGGAAGAGGACGCCCGCATCGAGACGGACAAGGCGTTCCAGCGGCGGTTCATGGCGGAGAACAACATCCCGGGCTGTCCGGACTTCGAGACGTTCGACGACATGGAGGCCGCCTGCGACTTCATCGACGAGTACGACGGCGACCTCGCGATCAAGCCCGCCGGACTGACCGGCGGGAAGGGGGTCAAAGTCATCGGCGATCAGGTCACCGCCGAGGAGGGCAAGGAGTACATTCGAGAGTCCGACTACGACCGGATCGTCTTGGAGGAGCGGCTTATCGGCGAGGAGTTCACCGTACAGGCGTTCGTCGCCAACGGCGAGTTCCGCACCGCGCCCGCGGTCCAGGACCACAAGCGCGCCTACGAGGGCGACGAGGGACCGAACACGGGCGGGATGGGGAGCTACTCCGACGCGACCGACGAACTGCCGTTCATGACCGAGTCGGACTACGAGGACGCCGTCTCGATCATCGAGGCCACCGTCGACGCCCTCGACGACTATCGGGGCATCCTCTACGGTCAGTTCATGCTGACCACCACCGGTCCCCGCGTCGTCGAGTTCAACGCCCGCTTCGGCGACCCCGAAGCGATGAACACGCTGCCCGTCCTCGAGACCGATTTCCTCGACGTGCTCACCGCGGCTCGAGACGACGATCCGCTGCCAGCACTCTCGTTCGCCGAGCAGGCGACGGTCTGCAAGTACGCCGTGCCCGAGGGCTACCCGACGGATCCCGAGTCCGGCGCGAAGGTTCGAGTCGACGAGGAGAGTGCGGGCGACGCGTTGCTCTACTACGCCAGCGTCGAAGAGCGAAGCTCTTCGGGCAATCAGAACTCTTCGAGTTCTGATGACGTCGACGAACGCGACGACGGCATCTACACGACGACCTCCCGATCGTTCGCGCTGGTCGGCGTCGCCGACTCGATCGCCGAGGCCGAGGAGATCGCCGAAGACGCGCTCGCGGTCGCCGGCGAAGAGGGACTGCGCGTGCGCCACGACATCGGTAAAGCGGATCTCATTCAGCGCCGGATCGATCACATGAACGAGCTTCGCGGCGAGTAA
- a CDS encoding aminotransferase class III-fold pyridoxal phosphate-dependent enzyme has protein sequence MDRATVEPQVDTIPGERASEWVDYHHEFAAPSTYVYEFVWDTTAEAVGPFCTDVDGNVLLDFTSHVAAAPLGYNNPTIREKLRSFDLVDPLKIAGQDFYVSGGGRPDDPDFPGPTQLMDRLIAMTDHYDMDRVFLSNSGAEAVENAIKICYAAGGHRAFTFDGAFHGRTLGALSLNRSKAVHRSGFPEIPGVVSVPYPATDEEYETRWRTDGPGGNVVADALHPERGVVDPEEVAYLILEPIQGEGGYRVAHPEFARDLEALRDRYGLKIIADEIQSGVGRTGELWAVDHLDLTPDVITSGKGLRVGATISRSDVFPREKSRLSSTWGAGDLVAAMQGVLTIDTIHEEDLLANVRERGEQFRTILEDAVADGDAPGAIDVRGRGLMLAVEFDTKDRRDAVLESAFRRGLLTLGCGYKTLRLLPPLDVTEREIELGARLLLETIDDVADETDVEKR, from the coding sequence ATGGACCGAGCAACGGTCGAACCGCAGGTCGATACGATCCCCGGCGAACGGGCCAGCGAGTGGGTCGATTACCACCACGAGTTCGCCGCCCCGAGTACGTACGTCTACGAGTTCGTCTGGGACACGACCGCCGAGGCCGTCGGCCCCTTCTGTACCGACGTCGACGGCAACGTCCTGCTGGACTTTACGAGTCACGTCGCGGCCGCGCCGCTGGGGTACAACAACCCGACGATTCGCGAGAAACTCCGCTCGTTCGACCTCGTCGATCCGCTGAAGATCGCGGGGCAAGATTTCTACGTCAGCGGCGGCGGCCGGCCGGACGACCCCGACTTTCCCGGTCCGACGCAGCTGATGGACCGGCTGATCGCGATGACCGACCACTACGATATGGATCGGGTCTTCCTCTCGAACTCCGGCGCGGAGGCCGTCGAGAACGCGATCAAGATCTGCTACGCCGCGGGCGGCCACCGCGCGTTCACGTTCGACGGGGCGTTCCACGGCCGCACGCTCGGCGCGCTCTCGCTCAACCGCTCGAAGGCCGTCCACCGCAGCGGCTTTCCGGAAATTCCGGGCGTCGTCAGCGTCCCCTATCCCGCGACCGACGAGGAGTACGAAACCCGCTGGCGAACCGACGGTCCCGGCGGCAACGTCGTCGCCGACGCCCTCCACCCCGAGCGCGGCGTCGTCGATCCCGAGGAAGTCGCCTATCTCATCCTCGAGCCGATCCAGGGCGAGGGCGGCTACCGGGTCGCTCACCCCGAGTTCGCCCGCGACCTCGAAGCGCTCCGCGATCGGTACGGGCTCAAGATAATCGCCGACGAGATCCAGTCCGGAGTGGGCCGGACCGGCGAACTGTGGGCCGTCGACCACCTCGATCTCACACCGGACGTCATCACGAGCGGGAAGGGGCTGCGCGTGGGCGCAACGATCTCGCGGTCGGACGTCTTCCCCCGGGAGAAGAGCCGGCTCTCCTCGACGTGGGGCGCGGGCGATCTCGTTGCCGCGATGCAGGGGGTTCTCACGATCGACACCATCCACGAGGAGGATCTGCTCGCGAACGTCCGCGAGCGAGGCGAGCAGTTCCGGACGATCCTCGAGGACGCCGTCGCGGACGGCGACGCGCCCGGCGCGATCGACGTCCGCGGCCGCGGGCTCATGCTCGCCGTGGAGTTCGATACGAAAGACCGCCGCGACGCGGTCCTCGAGTCGGCGTTCCGACGGGGCCTGTTGACCCTCGGCTGCGGCTACAAGACGCTGCGATTGCTGCCGCCGCTCGACGTCACCGAACGAGAGATCGAACTGGGTGCGAGGCTGTTGCTCGAGACGATCGACGACGTCGCCGACGAGACGGACGTCGAAAAACGGTAA
- a CDS encoding DEAD/DEAH box helicase: MSDSQTDRQEQADVPVTGDELVDTFPGYRAEDDITVLERPGREASTVPNERVLRPELADPLENDLYSHQAEALEALGRDENVCVATSTSSGKTRIYALQIARNYLEARARNEDATAYVLYPTKALSRDQERELNDLFDDLGLEITVRVYDGDTERGSNRKRIREEADVIISNFAGVNTYLHDHDRWARFLSACDLVVIDESHTYTGVHGMHVAWIVRRLKRVLGYYDADPQFVLTSATIGNPGEHSAALIDEPVSVVDEDGSPTGPRDLVLWNPPPRAREDGRSESSETRPGATRAERGEGREERRASREDAVDERNERSGSDEEPVRNGPSDAAEDAILERVPATVEAPRMLSHLTYHDAQTLLFTPSRKLAELSVKRASKHRHDNRRYYTNPDRGSAIEPYHAGHSRKKRHGTEHQLKTGVLDGVASTNALELGINIGEMDATVQLGYPGQRQSFWQQIGRAGRGTKRALSVLVAEHRTLDQYVVSNPDYLLESDVEDAVVDVDNDAVFAQHLRCAADELAIDETDAGDLADRERLERAIEMWRRAGQLRGNLETGVSYVGPPRPQQTISLYATTGQEYEVDLADGVDERRDPGMEPLAKERVLRDFHEGAVRLHQGQQYEVTDVDHDAPRPSVTVRPTDVDYYTRTRTDVTVLDAVSEESRDVGGFTLHFGRGRVLVYHGTYDKVAVHGGKRKEQGIPTENPPLEMETQLCWLEVPQRVERALIEKYRDFEVPELEDGLAGTAHLGYAGGLHAAEHATIGVAPLELMVDKRDLGGLATLTIDSHLAQEQGGDDGNGMGPGTGPGPDGAGGDAAPRNIAAAEAAVREIANGLDRTPASGWFIYDGIEGGLGFARAIYENYEAVAERARELIADCDCGNVDGCPACVMDDQCGNDNQPLHRDAAVDVLDQLLENEGEGALEAYLPDEEHGGDRRPPLFYA, translated from the coding sequence ATGAGCGACTCACAGACGGACCGACAGGAACAGGCGGACGTCCCGGTCACCGGCGACGAACTGGTCGACACCTTCCCTGGCTACCGGGCCGAAGATGACATCACCGTCCTCGAGCGCCCCGGCCGCGAGGCGTCGACGGTCCCCAACGAGCGCGTTCTGCGACCCGAACTGGCCGATCCGCTCGAGAACGACCTCTACTCGCATCAGGCCGAGGCCCTCGAGGCGCTGGGACGCGACGAGAACGTCTGCGTCGCGACGAGCACCTCTTCCGGGAAGACCCGGATCTACGCCCTCCAGATCGCCAGAAACTATCTCGAGGCCCGTGCCCGGAACGAGGACGCCACAGCATACGTCCTCTACCCGACGAAGGCGCTCTCGCGGGACCAGGAGCGGGAGCTGAACGACCTCTTCGACGATCTGGGACTCGAGATCACGGTGCGAGTTTACGACGGCGACACCGAGCGCGGGAGCAATCGCAAGCGGATCCGCGAGGAGGCCGACGTCATCATCTCGAACTTCGCGGGCGTGAACACCTACCTCCACGACCACGACCGCTGGGCGCGGTTCCTCTCGGCCTGCGATCTGGTCGTGATCGACGAATCGCACACCTACACGGGCGTCCACGGGATGCACGTCGCCTGGATCGTCCGCCGGCTGAAACGCGTCCTCGGCTACTACGACGCCGATCCGCAGTTCGTCCTCACGAGCGCGACGATCGGGAACCCCGGCGAGCACTCCGCAGCGCTGATCGACGAACCCGTGTCCGTGGTCGACGAGGACGGCTCTCCCACGGGACCGCGGGATCTGGTGCTCTGGAACCCGCCGCCGCGGGCTCGCGAGGACGGGCGAAGCGAGTCCTCGGAGACGCGACCGGGAGCGACGCGGGCCGAGCGCGGCGAGGGCCGCGAGGAGCGACGCGCGAGTCGCGAGGACGCGGTTGACGAACGCAACGAGCGGAGCGGAAGCGACGAAGAGCCAGTACGGAACGGACCGTCCGACGCGGCCGAGGACGCCATCCTCGAGCGCGTCCCCGCCACCGTCGAGGCCCCGCGGATGCTTTCCCATCTGACCTACCACGACGCCCAGACGCTGCTCTTTACCCCCTCGAGGAAGCTCGCCGAACTCTCGGTCAAGCGGGCGTCGAAACACCGCCACGACAACCGCCGCTACTATACGAACCCCGACCGCGGGAGCGCCATCGAACCCTACCACGCGGGTCACTCGCGGAAGAAGCGCCACGGGACCGAACACCAGCTCAAGACCGGCGTGTTAGACGGCGTCGCCTCGACCAACGCTCTCGAGTTGGGGATCAACATCGGCGAGATGGACGCCACCGTCCAGTTGGGCTATCCGGGCCAGCGTCAGTCGTTCTGGCAGCAGATCGGCCGCGCAGGACGGGGAACCAAACGCGCGCTCTCGGTGCTCGTCGCCGAACACCGCACGCTCGACCAGTACGTCGTCTCGAACCCGGACTACCTCCTTGAGTCCGACGTCGAGGACGCGGTCGTCGACGTGGACAACGACGCGGTGTTCGCCCAGCACCTGCGCTGTGCGGCCGACGAACTGGCGATCGACGAGACCGACGCGGGGGACCTCGCCGACCGCGAGCGCCTCGAGCGGGCGATCGAGATGTGGCGCCGCGCGGGTCAGCTTCGGGGGAACCTCGAGACCGGCGTCTCCTACGTGGGTCCGCCCCGTCCCCAGCAGACGATTTCGCTGTACGCGACGACTGGTCAGGAGTACGAGGTCGATCTCGCCGACGGCGTCGACGAGCGCCGCGATCCGGGGATGGAGCCGCTCGCGAAGGAGCGAGTACTGCGGGACTTCCACGAGGGCGCGGTTCGGCTGCATCAGGGCCAGCAGTACGAGGTGACGGACGTCGACCACGACGCGCCCCGGCCCTCGGTGACGGTCCGACCGACGGACGTCGACTACTACACGCGGACGCGGACCGACGTGACGGTCCTCGACGCCGTCTCAGAGGAGTCCCGCGACGTCGGCGGCTTCACGTTGCACTTCGGCCGCGGCCGGGTGCTGGTCTATCACGGTACCTACGACAAGGTCGCCGTCCACGGCGGGAAACGCAAGGAGCAGGGGATCCCCACCGAGAATCCGCCGCTCGAGATGGAGACCCAACTGTGCTGGCTCGAGGTGCCCCAGCGCGTCGAGCGGGCGCTGATCGAGAAATACCGCGACTTCGAAGTGCCCGAACTCGAGGACGGGCTGGCGGGGACGGCCCATCTGGGCTACGCGGGCGGGCTTCACGCCGCCGAGCACGCGACGATCGGGGTCGCCCCGCTCGAGTTGATGGTCGACAAGCGCGATCTGGGCGGACTGGCGACGCTGACGATCGACTCGCACCTCGCTCAGGAGCAGGGCGGAGACGACGGGAACGGGATGGGGCCAGGGACAGGCCCCGGTCCCGACGGGGCGGGCGGCGACGCCGCACCGCGAAACATCGCCGCCGCCGAGGCCGCGGTGCGGGAGATCGCGAACGGCCTTGACCGGACGCCAGCCAGCGGCTGGTTCATCTACGACGGTATCGAGGGTGGCCTGGGATTCGCGCGGGCGATCTACGAGAACTACGAGGCCGTCGCCGAGCGCGCCCGCGAACTCATCGCGGACTGCGACTGCGGGAACGTCGACGGCTGTCCGGCCTGTGTGATGGACGACCAGTGTGGCAACGATAACCAGCCGCTGCACCGCGACGCGGCCGTGGACGTGCTGGATCAGTTGCTCGAGAACGAGGGCGAGGGAGCGCTCGAGGCGTATTTGCCGGACGAGGAACACGGCGGAGATCGGCGGCCGCCGCTGTTCTACGCGTGA